Part of the Chloroflexota bacterium genome is shown below.
TGTGATTCAGCATGATGTAATTGTGGTTGGCAGTGGCATCGCTGGGATGCGCTGCGCCCTTGAAATTAAACGTAACGCGCCCAAAGCCGATGTGGCGATTGTGACCAAACAGTATCCAGTTCGGGCGGCTTCGGTCGTCGAACGCACAGGCATTGCCGCCGCCTTAGGTAATAGTAGCAGTGATAGTGTTGAAGCGCATATCAGCGATACCTTGGCCTATGGCAAAAGCAATAATGCCGCTGCGGTCAAAGCGCTGTGCGAGCAAGCTCCTGCCGCTGTGTATGAGCTAGAGCACATGGGTTTGCCATTTAGCCGCTTGAAGAGTGGCCGCATCGCCCAACAAGTTGGCTATGGCCATAGCCAACCACGCTTGGCCAACGCTGGCGACCAAACTGGCCACGCAATTGTCACGACCTTGTATGGCGAAGTCGTGCGCTTTGGCATCAAAGTGTATCCTGAATGGTTTATGCTGGGCTTGGTGGTTGATGGCAAAAACGTGCGCGGTGTCAGTGTGCTCGATATTCGCAGCAGCGAAATCGAAGTTATCAACGCCAAAGTAACGGTGCTGGCAACTGGCAGCTATGGTCAACTCTACGCCAATTCCAGCGATTCATATGCCTCAACTGGCGATGGGCATGCCGCTGCTTTGCGAGCTGGCATCAACCTAACAGGCATGGATTTGGTCAATTTCCATCCCTTGGGCGTGGCCAATACTGGCTTGATTATCAACGAACAAGTGCTTGCCGATGGCGCACATCTGCTCAACGCCAGCGAAAAACGCTTTACCAACGAACAAGCAAGCTTGGCTGAAGTAACCGCTGCAGTTAGCGCCGAAATTGCTGCTGGCAAGGGCGTTGGTGGCCATGTTTGGTTGGATGTTCGGCATCTGCCAACCAGCCAGATTCAAGAGCGCTACCCACACCTATTGGATTACGCCGAAGATTTCGCAGGCATTAATCCAAGCAGAGATCTAATTCCAGTCAAGCCAACCCAACAATCGAGCCTTGGTGGTTTGCCAACCGACCTCAACGGTAGTGTGGCAGGCTTTGAAGGGTTGTATGCAGTTGGGGCTTGCGCCAATAACGGCGTACATGGCGAGCAAGCCTTGCCCGGCAACGAATTGGCGGCGGCGGTGGTATTTGCCAAACTGGCAGGCGCGGCAATTGCCGGCAAATTGGGCACGGCTAGCTATGGCAATGTGCCAAGCTACGCCACCAGCAATGCCAGCGATGAAATCGAAGGCTTGTTCGGCCAAAAAGGTAGCCACAAATTGGGTCTTGTGCGCAAAAACCTGCGTCAAGCCTTCAATAGCCAGGCCCATACTGCGGCCAGCGATGAACAACACGTTGGTTTAGTGCATAGCTTGCGTGAACAATTTGGCCAAATTGCCCTGCACGATAAAAATCGGCGTTTTAATACTGAATTGCTCGAAGCCCTAGAGCTTGATCGGCTGCTCGATGTGGCCGATGCTGTGGCAAAAGCAAGCGTGGCTGCGCTCTAAGCGCTAGAACCTAGTGGAGTAGTTTCAATGAAAGTAACATTTCGTGTGCCACGCTTCGATGCTGCCACCGATTTTACCGCCAAATATCAGGTCTATCATGTTGAGGTAAATCAATTTACCACGATTCTTGATGCCTTGAACAGCATCAAAGACGAGCAAGATAGCAGCTTGACCTTTCGGCGTGGCTCGCAATCGGGCATCGACGGCTCCTGTGGCATGATGATTAATGGTCGCAATCGCTTGGCCTCGACCACCCGTGTGCTGTCCTTGAATAGCACTGAAATTGCCGTAGGGCCATTACCAGGCTTCCCAGTCATTCGCGATTTAGTGGTTGATTTCGATTCGTTCTTTGCTAAAGATGCTGTGATGTTGCCTTATTTGGTCACCGACATCGCCAAGCCTGCTGATGGCAAGGAGCGCTTGCAAAGCCCCAAAGATGCCAACCGCATCGCTTTGGCCGCTAGCTGTAATCAATGTGGTTGCTGTACCTCGGCCTGCCCAGTTCACTGGAGCAATGGCGAATATTATGGTCCATCAGCATTAACTCGCGCCTATCGCTTTGTCGAAGATTCACGCGACACCGCGATTAAGGCTCGCTTAGATATTGTTGGCTCAGAAACCGGCGTTTGGCGCTGCCATACCGTGTTCAACTGCTCAGAATGTCCTAAGTCGATTCCCAATGGCGAAAATATTCAAGCCCTCAAGCGCAAAATTATGCTCAACAAAATTGGCCTTGGGCGGATTGAAGTTAAAGTTGCTCGAACCGAAGCAACTGTCTAAATTCCATGACTGGGCAATCATCAATTCAAACATTGCTGCGCCATTGGCTCAGGCTGTTTGCCTTGGCGATTGCCCAGTTGGTTCAATATTTCGCCAAGCCACCAAACCAGCTAGCAATGAATGTAGATCAAGCACCACCTATGCCTATTGCCCAAACTGACCAACCAGAAATTGAAGCCGAATCGTTCTCAATTGAGGTAGTTGCAAACCCTGAGTTTGAGCCTGCTGTTTTGATTGAGCCAGTTGAATTACTATCGCCAATGCCAATCCCGACCGAGCATTTACACCCCGATGTCTTGCTGCGAGCTGAGGCTGTGCTGTTTGTCGCTGGCGATCCGGTTGAGTATGCCACGTTGGCCAATGCCCTCGAATTGCGTGAGCAGGACATTCCGCTGTTGATTGCTGATTTACGCCAGCGCTTCAATGGGCGCGGCATTCGGCTGCAAGATCAAGCTGGTACTTTGCAATTGGTTAGTGCTCCTGAAGCTACTAGTGCCCTCGAACGCTTTCTAGGGGTCAGCCAACCACAAAAACTCTCGCCAGCAGCGCTTGAGGTTTTGGCGATTATCGCCTATCGTCAGCCAGTAACGCGGGCTGGGCTTGAAGCAATTCGCGGGGTCGATTCGAGTGGAGTCGTGCGTTCGCTCTTGGCGCGTGAGTTGATTTATGAGGTTGGTCGGGCTGAAACAATTGGTCGGCCAGTGCTTTATGGCACAACCAGCCAATTTTTGCACATTTTTGGCATTACCAGTTTGGCTGAACTGCCAGCCTTTAGTTTTGAGCGCCAAGCCCCAATTGACCCCGATGCAGCCCAAGAACGCTTATTTTAGGATATCCCCAGCGTGGTGAAGGAAATCGCACCCTGAGTCATCCTCGTTTGCATTGACTGAAATGACCCACTTTGTTATAACCAAACTATCGATATTTAATTGCGACTCCACAAGGAGATTGTATGGCACGGCCAACGGCGGCTACGCCAATCTTGTCACAGGGGATTGCCTGGCGCTCGATCAGCCAAACCATTGCGTTGATTCTGCTATGTACTTGGACTCCGTTGCGGCTAACCTATATCACAATGTTCAGATTACAATGGGATAATTTGGCCCAAGTTGGGTATTGGTGCAGTTGGGTGGCCCAAGCATTAATTCCCTTAGCCTTGATAATTGGGGCAAAAAGCTATCGACGCTGGCTGATTATGACGCTTTGGGTGCTATTTATCGGCTGGTGGGAAGCCCAATTGTTCTTCAATATTCCGCCAAGCTGGTTTGAATTGGCCCTTACTAAATAGAACAAAACCACGCTAGGATGAACTAGCGTGGTTTTTGCTTGCGTGGTTTTGTTTAATTAAACTGAGGGTGCAACTTCGGTTGGCTCCGCCACAGCTGGCTCAGGCTTGACCGAATGCGGCAAGGCTTTGAATAATTTCAAGCCCCATTGCACCGCAGGCCCAATGCTAACCGCAAACAATAACGTGCCCCAACCAACATCGCCGCCCATGATCCAGCCCAAAAATAGCACCGAAAGCTCAATGCCAGTGCGAACGTGACGCACAGGCCAGTTGAAACGCCGCACCAAAAACAGCATAAAACTATCGCGCGGGCCAGCTCCCATATTGGCCCCGATATAGGCTCCGATGCCAATGCCACACAATACCAAGGCCACCAGATAGTAGCCCAATTGCCATGGCCATGAGCTTACTGCAGGAATAAACGGCATCGTTAGGTCGGTGACCAGCCCAATCAAAATAATATTGCTGATTGTGCCCCAACCAAAGCGAATATCAACCACCAGCAACATCGCCATTAACGCAAAGCCAACTAGTTCGCTAACTAAACCGACCTTCAAGCCAGTTAGTTTGTTAATCCCTTGATGAAAGAGATCCCACGGCCCCAACCCAAAATGGCTCTGCATCATAAAGCTGATTGCGAGGCCATACATGCTCAAGCCAAAGATCAATTGAACCCATTGGCGAGCCGCAACTGGCCGAAAATCGAAGTGCCGCGCGATAAATGAACCAAACATAGAGCCATCCTTGTGGAGCAATAAACCAATAGTATGTGTTTTAACAGATTGTCCTAGCAACAACGAGTGACAATCGTTGAACATGGATTAGGACAATTATAGCCAACTTTGACCGTAGGAGGATGGCGCTGCTTTTGCTATACTCGCTCTAGATTCCCGATGTTTTGATATTTGGAGGTTGTATGCAGCTTCGTGATCGTTTGGGCTGGATGTTGAGTGGCATTTTGCTGGGCATGCTGTTGATGGTGAGTTGCGATGTGGTCAATCAGGCTTCGACGGCTCAGCCCAGTGTGGCCGATGCCGCTGCTGTGCCTTCAACTGGCCCACTGGCAACCGCTGCCGCCCAGATGCCGGTCAATC
Proteins encoded:
- a CDS encoding succinate dehydrogenase iron-sulfur subunit, with product MKVTFRVPRFDAATDFTAKYQVYHVEVNQFTTILDALNSIKDEQDSSLTFRRGSQSGIDGSCGMMINGRNRLASTTRVLSLNSTEIAVGPLPGFPVIRDLVVDFDSFFAKDAVMLPYLVTDIAKPADGKERLQSPKDANRIALAASCNQCGCCTSACPVHWSNGEYYGPSALTRAYRFVEDSRDTAIKARLDIVGSETGVWRCHTVFNCSECPKSIPNGENIQALKRKIMLNKIGLGRIEVKVARTEATV
- a CDS encoding FAD-binding protein — its product is MIQHDVIVVGSGIAGMRCALEIKRNAPKADVAIVTKQYPVRAASVVERTGIAAALGNSSSDSVEAHISDTLAYGKSNNAAAVKALCEQAPAAVYELEHMGLPFSRLKSGRIAQQVGYGHSQPRLANAGDQTGHAIVTTLYGEVVRFGIKVYPEWFMLGLVVDGKNVRGVSVLDIRSSEIEVINAKVTVLATGSYGQLYANSSDSYASTGDGHAAALRAGINLTGMDLVNFHPLGVANTGLIINEQVLADGAHLLNASEKRFTNEQASLAEVTAAVSAEIAAGKGVGGHVWLDVRHLPTSQIQERYPHLLDYAEDFAGINPSRDLIPVKPTQQSSLGGLPTDLNGSVAGFEGLYAVGACANNGVHGEQALPGNELAAAVVFAKLAGAAIAGKLGTASYGNVPSYATSNASDEIEGLFGQKGSHKLGLVRKNLRQAFNSQAHTAASDEQHVGLVHSLREQFGQIALHDKNRRFNTELLEALELDRLLDVADAVAKASVAAL
- the scpB gene encoding SMC-Scp complex subunit ScpB, whose translation is MTGQSSIQTLLRHWLRLFALAIAQLVQYFAKPPNQLAMNVDQAPPMPIAQTDQPEIEAESFSIEVVANPEFEPAVLIEPVELLSPMPIPTEHLHPDVLLRAEAVLFVAGDPVEYATLANALELREQDIPLLIADLRQRFNGRGIRLQDQAGTLQLVSAPEATSALERFLGVSQPQKLSPAALEVLAIIAYRQPVTRAGLEAIRGVDSSGVVRSLLARELIYEVGRAETIGRPVLYGTTSQFLHIFGITSLAELPAFSFERQAPIDPDAAQERLF